Genomic segment of Camelina sativa cultivar DH55 unplaced genomic scaffold, Cs unpScaffold00608, whole genome shotgun sequence:
acccgagaacaataattttcgaggcactcgaccgggtcactcgagcacccactcgatcgagcaccccaaatgcactcggccgagttccagcccagatcaccttatggcttcccacctccagctgcttatccacgCTATCCAggtaccctcccatcccaccccaaTACTTCgtggatccagcactctaccagcagttttACCAGCAGCAAGGACAAGATTTTGGCATCTAcggtccagctcgaccaccccactcgagcacgcactcgaccgagtcaagGTTGATCACCATCGTCGAGCTACCCCAATCACCTTCCACAAGTCagcaacaagaccccaactacacgtttgacagcatgcaagaggatgtggacaacttcttctccaatccttgaggtaccactatcaccttcacttgtaaataccattgcatttcatattgtgtttagtttttggtcttgaatcctcttacaaatttctttcacacagaggactgtgtgatttaagtttgggggagggtttgagatagcatttgacattgtgttttgtgttcttatttcaaatttttagtatcatcatgttagtatttgcatagcatctaaggcatagaaaaaccctaaaaatttgaaaaattttgaaaaaaatctttataaaaaaaaagagtgttcatgtagtttgcattgcatattaggatcttgtttagcatgtttcatgaaggattgtataatatttgcattagggatctacgATGagtttgccttgttagcttgcttaattcactagactaggatcaatgcccaaattaataatactttgatgctagttgagtagttagaagcataagattgaaccaagccttgaattcctgcattgcattttgtctaaattgaagcatgttgagatttgatgccatttcctacttataagaacctaatattgactttcagttatcaatgtgtgcattgctttaaactcatggataccatatacatacttggatcatctttctcctttttaccactcttgttgatccaagtagctgatttcctcattaagaatcagttcccctacccctaaaccagcccttctttcaagccatgtttattcttgtgtgtgtgaggcctatttttgggattgagcttcgTAGAAAGTGTTAgatttgaactgacaagagtaaagccttgtgtagttctagtttgcatttttcaaactagataggactaggtggttcacttgtttggtttgggacttggctgttatgaaaagaaaagaggaaaaagagaaagaaaaaaaaggtagagtctttaagaggagaatgtgtttcagcaaagtctagtgaaaggatgggaagttaaaaaaaaaaaaattgataaagttggttctagttaaagaaaagaaagaaagaaaagaagagtttagcaaaaagcttgtatgtcttaagaataataagaaaagagaactatagcaaataagaaagaatcccccatcccactagaaagatcaaataagaacaTCTCCTaaaacttgaaaaccaaaagagaaaagggtgaaagagaaaagaagaagttaaagggtagcactaggatcatttgggtttagattgctaggataaaACACTTTGGgagcctttgggtagacaaggttttattcttgtatgtgtctaagtgttcttacatttagcattcttctaaagctcaatccatttttatgagagaaccttgatattgataagccctactctaaaaagagaccaccATTGTCTCAAGacctttatctccaagccaaataagtttaagcattgcatagaatttattcatgttcttgattaatgaatgttaaaggaaatggttgatttgaatgcatgtggaNNNNNNNNNNNNNNNNNNNNNNNNNNNNNNNNNNNNNNNNNNNNNNNNNNNNNNNNNNNNNNNNNNNNNNNNNNNNNNNNNNNNNNNNNNNNNNNNNNNNNNNNNNNNNNNNNNNNNNNNNNNNNNNNNNNNNNNNNNNNNNNNNNNNNNNNNNNNNNNNNNNNNNNNNNNNNNNNNNNNNNNTTTtaggggtgttgatgttcatatattttaccctgttttcccttagtttattcacatcttttgcatcttttgctatccattttgaccattattgcatagcNNNNNNNNNNNNNNNNNNNNNNNNNNNNNNNNNNNNNNNNNNNNNNNNNNNNNNNNNNNNNNNNNNNNNNNNNNNNNNNNNNNNNNNNNNNNNNNNNNNNNNNNNNNNNNNNNNNNNNNNNNNNNNNNNNNNNNNNNNNNNNNNNNNNNNNNNNNNNNNNNNNNNNNNNNNNNNNNNNNNNNNNNNNNNNNNNNNNNNNNNNNNNNNNNNNNNNNNNNNNNNNNNNNNNNNNNNNNNNNNNNNNNNNNNNNNNNNNNNNNNNNNNNNNNNNNNNNNNNNNNNNNNNNNNNNNNNNNNNNNNNNNNNNNNNNNNNNNNNNNNNNNNNNNNNNNNNNNNNNNNNNNNNNNNNNNNNNNNNNNNNNNNNNNNNNNNNNNNNNNNNNNNNNNNNNNNNNNNNNNNNNNNNNNNNNNNNNNNNNNNNNNNNNNNNNNNNNNNNNNNNNNNNNNNNNNNNNNNNNNNNNNNNNNNNNNNNNNNNNNNNNNNNNNNNNNNNNNNNNNNNNNNNNNNNNNNNNNNNNNNNNNNNNNNNNNNNNNNNNNNNNNNNNNNNNNNNNNNNNNNNNNNNNNNNNNNNNNNNNNNNNNNNNNNNNNNNNNNNNNNNNNNNNNNNNNNNNNNNNNNNNNNNNNNNNNNNNNNNNNNNNNNNNNNNNNNNNNNNNNNNNNNNNNNNNNNNNNNNNNNNNNNNNNNNNNNNNNNNNNNNNNNNNNNNNNNNNNNNNNNNNNNNNNNNNNNNNNNNNNNNNNNNNNNNNNNNNNNNNNNNNNNNNNNNNNNNNNNNNNNNNNNNNNNNNNNNNNNNNNNNNNNNNNNNNNNNNNNNNNNNNNNNNNNNNNNNNNNNNNNNNNNNNNNNNNNNNNNNNNNNNNNNNNNNNNNNNNNNNNNNNNNNNNNNNNNNNNNNNNNNNNNNNNNNNNNNNNNNNNNNNNNNNNNNNNNNNNNNNNNNNNNNNNNNNNNNNNNNNNNNNNNNNNNNNNNNNNNNNNNNNNNNNNNNNNNNNNNNNNNNNNNNNNNNNNNNNNNNNNNNNNNNNNNNNNNNNNNNNNNNNNNNNNNNNNNNNNNNNNNNNNNNNNNNNNNNNNNNNNNNNNNNNNNNNNNNNNNNNNNNNNNNNNNNNNNNNNNNNNNNNNNNNNNNNNNNNNNNNNNNNNNNNNNNNNNNNNNNNNNNNNNNNNNNNNNNNNNNNNNNNNNNNNNNNNNNNNNNNNNNNNNNNNNNNNNNNNNNNNctattttttcttttagtatttttagggcttccactcctttttctatttaaggaccttgtacctgcagccaccaaagagtccaactttttagaatagtcaaaagtctagtttttacccttttgggaattattccttttgcacttagGATCTATCGGTTTAAACTCCTATGGAAACCCTTTTCTCTCTTGCGGTGGCTCTCGGATGTGTATGCGAATACTAGAGAAATCCTAAGGGTTCCATCCCTTATATAGGGTCGACCAAACTGCCTTAAGTTGTAACATCCTGAAACAAGTTATTTTTCttatggtggtgaatgatgatgaatgtatgcaatggtgagatatgaatggaatgatggatgggtgtttcaattctccttatgctgttgcagtataagaggtatcaatcctcaATGAgcgtttgtgaacaattaagatatgcatatgaatctaagttaagacaaatgtgaagattgtttgtcactaacaatcctaagatggaaatgtaaaatgcagaaaataaactacaagaactaagaactagaTGCAattgaaactgaatgattgtaacagtaatgaagcaagaacagaagtaggaactactactaatgaactaatgcaagacaggtaatgaactgaaaactaaatgaatgcaactaaaatgaaacaggaatgaaacaggacaatcacaaatcataaacaagaattctggggatgaatTCGAGCAAGCACttgaccgagtgtaggtcgagtacagggtcgagctagaataatccggaaaacagagcaatgctagaaaaacagagcaacacaagaacgaatcaaataacaagcaagcaacaggattaaaactaagatattaataaacaaagaaggccttgaggagggattcatgggctagacTAATGAATGAGGCTATCACACTTtggccaacaaatctcaagcaaagctttgagctaatctctagacaaattaatctaagacaaacttcttccactctcatggcaagaatcattcaaacctatgcatctctagacttgttctcacaaagtaaagaatctacacaagcaggcattaagcaatatgtctcatACCAAGNNNNNNNNNNNNNNNNNNNNNNNNNNNNNNNNNNNNNNNNNNNNNNNNNNNNNNNNNNNNNNNNNNNNNNNNNNNNNNNNNNNNNNNNNNNNNNNNNNNNNNNNNNNNNNNNNNNNNNNNNNNNNNNNNNNNNNNNNNNNNNNNNNNNNNNNNNNNNNNNNNNNNNNNNNNNNNNNNNNNNNNNNNNNNNNNNNNNNNNNNNNNNNNNNNNNNNNNNNNNNNNNNNNNNNNNNNNNNNNNNNNNNNNNNNNNNNNNNNNNNNNNNNNNNNNNNNNNNNNNNNNNNNNNNNNNNNNNNNNNNNNNNNNNNNNNNNNNNNNNNNNNNNNNNNNNNNNNNNNNNNNNNNNNNNNNNNNNNNNNNNNNNNNNNNNNNNNNNNNNNNNNNNNNNNNNNNNNNNNNNNNNNNNNNNNNNNNNNNNNNNNNNNNNNNNNNNNNNNNNNNNNNNNNNNNNNNNNNNNNNNNNNNNNNNNNNNNNNNNNNNNNNNNNNNNNNNNNNNNNNNNNNNNNNNNNNNNNNNNNNNNNNNNNNNNNNNNNNNNNNNNNNNNNNNNNNNNNNNNNNNNNNNNNNNNNNNNNNNNNNNNNNNNNNNNNNNNNNNNNNNNNNNNNNNNNNNNNNNNNNNNNNNNNNNNNNNNNNNNNNNNNNNNNNNNNNNNNNNNNNNNNNNNNNNNNNNNNNNNNNNNNNNNNNNNNNNNNNNNNNNNNNNNNNNNNNNNNNNNNNNNNNNNNNNNNNNNNNNNNNNNNNNNNNNNNNNNNNNNNNNNNNNNNNNNNNNNNNNNNNNNNNNNNNNNNNNNNNNNNNNNNNNNNNNNNNNNNNNNNNNNNNNNNNNNNNNNNNNNNNNNNNNNNNNNNNNNNNNNNNNNNNNNNNNNNNNNNNNNNNNNNNNNNNNNNNNNNNNNNNNNNNNNNNNNNNNNNNNNNNNNNNNNNNNNNNNNNNNNNNNNNNNNNNNNNNNNNNNNNNNNNNNNNNNNNNNNNNNNNNNNNNNNNNNNNNNNNNNNNNNNNNNNNNNNNNNNNNNNNNNNNNNNNNNNNNNNNNNNNNNNNNNNNNNNNNNNNNNNNNNNNNNNNNNNNNNtctaccctagaagagatctacaacaatcaagcttgaccaaagcaaacaaacctcaaacaaagcctagcctaacccatcctcaagatcctaaggaaactactcacaacaatacatgatgaacaaagtcaaaaacccagaaaatattgaaacttgcattatcggaaagatgaaacaaatatcttcaatattaatgaaaggatcaaactcaaattctcaatattaagaaagttatgaaactaacaatattgaggaatttagtctttttcaagtacaaaatctaagaaaaataaaagtgcaaaaggaataattcccaaaaagggtaaaactaggttttgagaatatctaaaaagctggactcttttggtggctgcaggtataAGGCTTTTTATAGGaggggagtggaagccctaaaaatacaaaaagtcaaagtagtcaacggctcggtcaactcgaccagtgctcggtcgagtggcttggtcgagctggcttctctcgtgcaatctccactcggtcgagtcctcctcagcacacggtcgagtgtctggtcgagtctgcggtcgagttggactctggaccatgttcttcagccttaactcccttctttcctcctcatgattgcttcacatctcttctccattgcttccatgctccttaagctccaaaatcacctgtttatgcatgaaaagatgcaaatgcaatgcaacctaactctaatgcatgattagtgctaaagctacacaataatggcctaaatggatagcaaaagatgcagaagatgtgaataaactaagggaagacaaagtaaaatatatgaacatcaacacccccaaacttagtttttgctttccctcaagcaaataagcaagacataagaaggtaagtgAGGTTTAAAAATGGGATCTCAGGTCCTAAAGATTGCAAAAAGatcatctagaatcaatgtccaagttactaatactatgatgcaagttgaatgagctgaaattaaagactttagacaagcatttcacaacctttattgatttgagccttagatatccacatgcattcaaaatcaaccatttcctttacattcattaaacaagaacatgaatcaattctatgcaatgcttaaactcatttggcttggtaataaagggttttgagacaatgatggtctctttttagagtggggcttgtcaatatcaagattctctcatgaaaatggattgagctttagaagaatgctaaaggtaagaacacctagacacatacaagaataaaaccNNNNNNNNNNNNNNNNNNNNNNNNNNNNNNNNNNNNNNNNNNNNNNNNNNNNNNNNNNNNNNNNNNNNNNNNNNNNNNNNNNNNNNNNNNNNNNNNNNNNNNNNNNNNNNNNNNNNNNNNNNNNNNNNNNNNNNNNNNNNNNNNNNNNNNNNNNNNNNNNNNNNNNNNNNNNNNNNNNNNNNNNNNNNNNNNNNNNNNNNNNNNNNNNNNNNNNNNNNNNNNNNNNNNNNNNNNNNNNNNNNNNNNNNNNNNNNNNNNNNNNNNNNNNNNNNNNNNNNNNNNNNNNNNNNNNNNNNNNNNNNNNNNNNNNNNNNNNNNNNNNNNNNNNNNNNNNNNNNNNNNNNNNNNNNNNNNNNNNNNNNNNNNNNNNNNNNNNNNNNNNNNNNNNNNNNNNNNNNNNNNNNNNNNNNNNNNNNNNNNNNNNNNNNNNNNNNNNNNNNNNNNNNNNNNNNNNNNNNNNNNNNNNNNNNNNNNNNNNNNNNNNNNNNNNNNNNNNNNNNNNNNNNNNNNNNNNNNNNNNNNNNNNNNNNNNNNNNNNNNNNNNNNNNNNNNNNNNNNNNNNNNNNNNNNNNNNNNNNNNNNNNNNNNNNNNNNNNNNNNNNNNNNNNNNNNNNNNNNNNNNNNNNNNNNNNNNNNNNNNNNNNNNNNNNNNNNNNNNNNNNNNNNNNNNNNNNNNNNNNNNNNNNNNNNNNNNNNNNNNNNNNNNNNNNNNNNNNNNNNNNNNNNNNNNNNNNNNNNNNNNNNNNNNNNNNNNNNNNNNNNNNNNNNNNNNNNNNNNNNNNNNNNNNNNNNNNNNNNNNNNNNNNNNNNNNNNNNNNNNNNNNNNNNNNNNNNNNNNNNNNNNNNNNNNNNNNNNNNNNNNNNNNNNNNNNNNNNNNNNNNNNNNNNNNNNNNNNNNNNNNNNNNNNNNNNNNNNNNNNNNNNNNNNNNNNNNNNNNNNNNNNNNNNNNNNNNNNNNNNNNNNNNNNNNNNNNNNNNNNNNNNNNNNNNNNNNNNNNNNNNNNNNNNNNNNNNNNNNNNNNNNNNNNNNNNNNNNNNNNNNNNNNNNNNNNNNNNNNNNNNNNNNNNNNNNNNNNNNNNNNNNNNNNNNNNNNNNNNNNNNNNNNNNNNNNNNNNNNNNNNNNNNNNNNNNNNNNNNNNNNNNNNNNNNNNNNNNNNNNNNNNNNNNNNNNNNNNNNNNNNNNNNNNNNNNNNNNNNNNNNNNNNNNNNNNNNNNNNNNNNNNNNNNNNNNNNNNNNNNNNNNNNNNNNNNNNNNNNNNNNNNNNNNNNNNNNNNNNNNNNNNNNNNNNNNNNNNNNNNNNNNNNNNNNNNNNNNNNNNNNNNNNNNNNNNNNNNNNNNNNNNNNNNNNNNNNNNNNNNNNNNNNNNNNNNNNNNNNNNNNNNNNNNNNNNNNNNNNNNNNNNNNNNNNNNNNNNNNNNNNNNNNNNNNNNNNNNNNNNNNNNNNNNNNNNNNNNNNNNNNNNNNNNNNNNNNNNNNNNNNNNNNNNNNNNNNNNNNNNNNNNNNNNNNNNNNNNNNNNNNNNNNNNNNNNNNNNNNNNNNNNNNNNNNNNNNNNNNNNNNNNNNNNNNNNNNNNNNNNNNNNNNNNNNNNNNNNNNNNNNNNNNNNNNNNNNNNNNNNNNNNNNNNNNNNNNNNNNNNNNNNNNNNNNNNNNNNNNNNNNNNNNNNNNNNNNNNNNNNNNNNNNNNNNNNNNNNNNNNNNNNNNNNNNNNNNNNNNNNNNNNNNNNNNNNNNNNNNNNNNNNNNNNNNNNNNNNNNNNNNNNNNNNNNNNNNNNNNNNNNNNNNNNNNNNNNNNNNNNNNNNNNNNNNNNNNNNNNNNNNNNNNNNNNNNNNNNNNNNNNNNNNNNNNNNNNNNNNNNNNNNNNNNNNNNNNNNNNNNNNNNNNNNNNNNNNNNNNNNNNNNNNNNNNNNNNNNNNNNNNNNNNNNNNNNNNNNNNNNNNNNNNNNNNNNNNNNNNNNNNNNNNNNNNNNNNNNNNNNNNNNNNNNNNNNNNNNNNNNNNNNNNNNNNNNNNNNNNNNNNNNNNNNNNNNNNNNNNNNNNNNNNNNNNNNNNNNNNNNNNNNNNNNNNNNNNNNNNNNNNNNNNNNNNNNNNNNNNNNNNNNNNNNNNNNNNNNNNNNNNNNNNNNNNNNNNNNTGTTCATGATCACAAAATCAGTTGGGATTCTTGCctttcctatcttgactggaaggTTTTCAATTATCCCAAGCACATCCCTCTTGGATCCATCTGCCATGCCAATATAGAGATTGCAAGGCTTAAAGTATTCATACCCCAACTTTTCAGCCACTGAGTATGGCATTAGGCTCACTGAAGCTCCTAGATCACACAAACATTTGTTGAAGTGCATGTAACTAATGGAGCAAGGTAGATTAAATGATCCTGggtcttcaagttttgttggtaTAACAGCTTCCCCAATCTCTTTTAGATCCTTCATGTCTTGTTCTTGAGCTTTCATCTTGGATAATTCAAGCAGCATGTCCTTGTAGGAAGGATTTTGAACAAATTTTCTCAAGTTTGgccctctctcctcttccttgtaAGCAATGGTAATCTCTTGTATAGCCATTACTTCCTTCAAGACTTTcacttcctccttcttctcaatgacaacct
This window contains:
- the LOC104773663 gene encoding uncharacterized protein LOC104773663, yielding MAIQQEVVIEKKEEVKVLKEVMAIQEITIAYKEEERGPNLRKFVQNPSYKDMLLELSKMKAQEQDMKDLKEIGEAVIPTKLEDPGSFNLPCSISYMHFNKCLCDLGASVSLMPYSVAEKLGYEYFKPCNLYIGMADGSKRDVLGIIENLPVKIGK